In Hermetia illucens chromosome 1, iHerIll2.2.curated.20191125, whole genome shotgun sequence, one genomic interval encodes:
- the LOC119653059 gene encoding trafficking protein particle complex subunit 4 codes for MIIYGVYIVSKSGGLIFNHDHNIPRIENEKTFSYPIDLVLDYDPKKVSVVFGQKDGINVGHVLVSINGIMANGGTLEDGRDVKAVIEDANNYPLNLKFSRPRMTTNEKIFLASMFYPLFAIASQLSPEPKSSGIEVLEADTFTLHCFQTLTGVKFMVIAEPHQTGLDILLRRIYELYSDYVLKNPFYSLEMPIRCELFDNKLQALLEQVEKGTTALIEK; via the exons ATGATTATTTACGGTGTCTACATCGTTAGTAAATCGGGAGGGCTCATATTCAACCACGATCACAATATACCACGAATAGAGAACGAGAAAACATTCAGTTATCCAATTGATCTGGTGCTCGATTATGATCCAAAGAAAGTGTCAGTGGTTTTCGGACAAAAAGACGGAATAAATG TCGGACATGTCCTCGTATCCATCAATGGGATAATGGCAAACGGGGGAACACTTGAAGATGGCCGAGACGTAAAAGCAGTCATAGAAGACGCCAACAATTATCcactaaatttgaaatttagtcGGCCCAGGATGACAACGAATGAAAAGATTTTCCTAGCCAGTATGTTCTACCCGCTATTTGCAATCGCTAGTCAATTGAGTCCTGAACCGAAGAGTTCAGGTATTGAAGTGCTTGAGGCCGATACTTTTACTCTACATTGCTTTCAGACCTTAACGG GTGTTAAATTCATGGTCATTGCAGAACCTCACCAAACTGGATTGGATATTTTATTAAGACGAATTTATGAGTTGTATTCGGATTATGTTCTCAAAAATCCGTTTTATTCGCTAGAAATGCCAATAAGATGTGAATTGTTTGATAATAAGTTACAAGCTTTGTTAGAACAAGTTGAAAAAGGTACGACTGCATTAATTGAGAAATAA
- the LOC119646954 gene encoding zinc finger protein 271 has protein sequence MISDYNNPYFYQTPPKANNPFLGYQYPAEDHEMKYGIGAYPEQVCDYPPAACFPYPPAYVPVPSPNFPPEQCKVDYVDPPIVKYEYQEPEENFISIDELQYNPTLLKMILPEKIEPEKIKQQIKAEKSRRQGLAQKQATPVKIKAEPPDDWLPISENTVNERIQPETAASESPEIPVLSAVKLERDGSPSNTFPEEFPGQVQIKTEPQYKFSILDESDEEIDENEQGVEFNWMDLEEQEKQEFECCYCAKKVSSSYNLRRHMMIHTGDRPFGCDICLKRFREFSDLKKHRRSHRNHPDYKCLICRKNISNDKDGVKCISCSKKKVSPYGNDYLEELPIIEGFGDKKSFVCPDCGRIFGSRHNLRRHYMIHTGAKPYPCDVCEKCFREVSTLKKHMLTHSRMKLFKCLVCDREYNDYQAFVRHKNSHGDDWRESEKKLAGNEDGDDEKDGEDFLFECNDCHKRFSDVSVYKRHLRIHSHYFTFQCYICKMTFKKCEKLNSHMVTHGFDAGDAE, from the exons ATGATTAGTGATTACAACAATCCGTACTTCTATCAAACTCCTCCCAAAGCTAACAACCCCTTCTTAGGCTACCAATACCCGGCTGAAGATCATGAGATGAAATATGGTATTGGTGCTTATCCAGAGCAGGTGTGCGATTATCCGCCTGCTGCGTGTTTTCCTTATCCTCCAGCTTACGTTCCTGTTCCGAGTCCAAACTTTCCACCAGAACAGTGTAAAGTGGACTATGTAGACCCACCCATCGTAAAATATGAATACCAGGAGCCTGAAGAAAACTTCATCTCAATCGATGAACTGCAATATAATCCGACCCTGTTGAAGATGATTCTCCCAGAAAAGATCGAGCCTGAGAAAATCAAACAACAAATTAAAGCCGAAAAGTCTAGGAGACAGGGGCTGGCCCAAAAACAAGCAACACCTGTGAAGATTAAAGCAGAACCTCCCGATGATTGGCTTCCGATAAGCGAGAATACCGTGAACGAAAGAATTCAACCGGAAACAGCTGCCTCCGAATCCCCTGAAATCCCAGTACTTAGTGCAGTCAAACTCGAGCGAGATGGGAGCCCTTCCAATACGTTTCCGGAAGAGTTTCCCGGTCAGGTGCAAATCAAAACAGAACCTCAATACAAATTTTCTATCCTTGACGAAAGCGACGAAGAAATAGACGAGAATGAACAAGGCGTGGAGTTTAATTGGATGGATCTCGAGGAGCAGGAGAAACAGGAGTTTGAATGTTGTTACTGTGCAAAGAAGGTTTCATCTAGTTACAATTTACGGAGGCATATGATGATTCATACCG GCGATCGACCTTTCGGATGTGACATTTGCCTGAAACGTTTTCGAGAATTTAGTGACCTGAAAAAGCACCGTCGTTCCCATCGAAATCATCCCGACTATAAATGTTTAATATGccgaaaaaatatttccaacgATAAAGATGGTGTAAAATGTATTTCGTGTAGTAAGAAaaaagtctcaccatatggAAACGACTACCTCGAAGAACTACCAATTATTGAAGGTTTCGGTGATAAAAAATCATTCGTTTGTCCAGATTGCGGTCGCATATTTGGAAGTCGCCATAACTTGCGTCGGCATTATATGATCCATACAGGAGCGAAACCTTATCCTTGTGATGTGTGTGAGAAATGTTTTCGAGAAGTTAGCACCTTGAAGAAACATATGTTAACGCACTCGAGAATGAAGCTATTCAAATGTCTTGTATGCGATCGTGAGTATAATGACTACCAAGCGTTTGTTAGACATAAAAATAGTCACGGTGACGATTGGAGAGAATCTGAGAAGAAACTTGCTGGCAATGaagatggtgatgatgaaaagGATGGTGaagattttttgtttgaatgTAATGATTGCCATAAGCGCTTTTCCGATGTTTCGGTTTATAAAAGGCACTTGAGAATACATTCCCATTATTTTACATTCCAATGTTATATCTGTAAAATGACATTCAAGAAATGCGAGAAGTTGAACAGTCATATGGTAACGCATGGTTTTGATGCCGGTGACGCCGAATGA